The following is a genomic window from Myxocyprinus asiaticus isolate MX2 ecotype Aquarium Trade chromosome 38, UBuf_Myxa_2, whole genome shotgun sequence.
TGTACACTGCTGATAAAGTGTTCACAGCTAACTATGTGTTACTGATGCTGCAGGACAAACAGGAACGTGAACCAATGGAGACAAATGTATTACTCAAACCCTACGTCATCAAAGGTATGTAGTCACAAGACTATTAAAGTACTAAGCAACAcattatgttttattgttttgacatGTTTGTGCAGAAATGGAGGCAGAGGCCAGTCTCAAGGGGAAAGACAGAACAACATGCTCCACTGATATGACTGAATATGTTCAACACATGGTTAGGGAACACAATGAGGATTACAAGGTATGTTTATATCTAAAAAAGGCAGTCTAGATGGTAGACTTTCCATGTTTAAAGGCTAAGtaaactatatgatttattgtCACCACAGGCAATGGCAAGGGATGAGAAGAATTACTATCAGGACACACCAAAACAGATCAAACGGAAAGTTGAATTATACAAACGATGTCATCCTGAGGAGTATGCTGCGTTCATTGCATCCCTACCAGCTCAGATGTCCACATAACAACGAAGAGATGGATTTGAATAGTGTTTCTCAAATTGACCTCCAGAACATTATCTTAGCATGTGTCTTTATGGGCTGCAAATGTTGGAATATAtgttaaagaaatggtttacacaaaaatgataattctctcatcatttactcccctttatgacttttctttttctgtggaacacaaacggagataTTGTGATtgagatatgaggtgtttttgtccatacaagtcATACGAAAGTCATaggagtttgagacggcataagaatatggagccccttagaggacaggacgggaatttttttttctgaaatagtttgcgttccctcgcaatatgttttgcatgccctcgcaataaatttaacatggttttactacagtaaacatattttaaccatgatattcgtagtgaaaccttagtgataatacagtaaaatgaaaactatagtaataaaaatcattattttgtgattatggttttactatacgaataccacagtttaactatggttttactatagtaatattgtagtaaccatgactgttgtaggctaaccatgttttgtttttgggtggaaaaagtaatttaagtaaccatgttttttttgggtggaaaccatggttttaatacagtatactgtatccatatagtaactatggttttactatagattaaccattgT
Proteins encoded in this region:
- the nop16 gene encoding nucleolar protein 16, coding for MGKLKKSRNRNTFNYNTNKKNLKKKLRRKGKPHIECPQIRKAWDDKKTAKQNLQDMGLLLGTKGMLPIKVKQDKQEREPMETNVLLKPYVIKEMEAEASLKGKDRTTCSTDMTEYVQHMVREHNEDYKAMARDEKNYYQDTPKQIKRKVELYKRCHPEEYAAFIASLPAQMST